acaaattgcACTAAAACATttactactaaaacattttgatattttttggagcgccgtgtgtaatgttttatattttcaatggaaagtcctgagtagtcctgggttcaatcccgggctcgggatctttctgtgtggagttcgcatgttctccctgtgcctgcgtgggttctactccggcttcctcccacctccaaagacatgcacctggggataggcccctcccacctccaaagacatgcacctggggataggcccctcccacctccaaaaacatgcacctggggaaaggcccttcccacctccaaagacatgcacctgctgataggcccctcccacctccaaagacatgcacctggggataggccccacccacctccaaagacatgcacctggggataggccccacccacctccaaagacatgcacctgaggataggcccctcccacctccaaagacatgcccctggggataggccctagccacctccaaagacatgcacctggggataggcccctcccacctccaaagacatgcacctggggacaggaccctcccacctccaaaggcatgcacctggggataggttgattggcaacactaaatggtccctagtgtgtgaatgttgtctgtctatctctgttggcccctgcgatgaggtggcgacttgtccaggctgtcccccgccttccgtccgattgtagctgagataggcaccagcacccccccgccaccccaaatggatgaatggacagtTAAAAtcttggtgtttacttgagactTAGCTGTTAATGTTTGACTGCCGACTACTGGTTACACGTATACTTACAccctgtaccaaataaaatagtgtagTGTTCCGGTAGAGTTGGTACGGCAGGAAATTCTGGTTATTtattcagttgtgtttatgttgtgtatatattctctcgaaatgtgtttgtcattgttgttaagtgtggtttcacaatatggcacatgtttatgacagtgttggcgttgtttatacagccaccctcagtgtgacatgtatgtaaagtgcattactttgaagttgaccaataatgaataattacacctggcaaatatacagtattttccggaccatatggcgcactgccgatgaatggtctatttttttaatcttttttcatatattaagcgcaccggattataaggcgcattaaaggactcatattattattttttgtaaatgtaacagacttccttgtggtctacataacatgtaatggtgattctttgctcaaaatgttgcatagatgatgttttacacatcttcaactcactttctgacagtctcttcaggatgcactgtTTTGTGGGCACACTTATTTACGTGCCccacttcgacagtgtcttctcctttttgtagcggtgtagcgtgcaaggacgggagtggaagaagtgtcaaaagatggcgctaactgttttaatgacattcagactgtaTTTcagtcaataacggagcagcatctcctcatccgttactcactagtgcaacaacaatgcccgaaatgtgtcccgtgaccgtaaatctctaataactaaagttccttggatgaataatgtacactcactacaccggtatgttttagtgctttcatggtgagtttactgacagatataagtaagaactttacacaaaTTTATATTAGAGatggcaacagtggaagatgaatgtcccataacaagaaaatagagaaaaataagtTTTGGTTTGGACTACGCTTTGTACAAATGTAGTAGTGATCAACTCACAATGACAAATGCTTGTTTGATGCTTTGTAGATATGCAAATAAATATACAGAACAAAAAGCAACTGTCACAGATAATTCTGCAATTAACAGTTGTGTAATTATTTGTACACTTTGCAGACAGTTTTATTCCCACATCACATATGAGTTTTGTCCTTTTCTAATTAGTTCAGTCAGACTTATTCACAGCAATGAcgtgacaaaaaataaaaaaatggcaagcATTATGTTAACTTGAGTAGTGGTAATCGGAGAAGTATTTGTTTATATTCAACAGTAGTTATAAAGTGGGCTAAATAATTGCTTCCCTGGCTGATAATGTAAGTTTGAAAGGGAAAAATACACTTTTAAAGATTATACCTTCATTTGTATGTGATTCTCAAGTAAAAAGTTGTGTTAAATGTATTAACAAagtctctttttttcccccccaaggtTTCCAAAGGCAAGCCCATAAAGTTCAAGCGACTAGAGGACTTCTTGAAGGACAGCCATAAGAAACATCGTGATGACAGTCGCTTAAGGCGACTCGGTCACAAACCACCCACCCGACTACCTGAAAAACACAAATTAGTCTTTGCTGTCCGCATTAGAGAGTGAGTATATGCGAttccacctatatatatatatatatatatatatatatatatatatatatatatatgtgtgtatatatatatatatatacacacacacacacacacacagatgtccTCTGGCTAAGCACAAATTCTGTTCCTATGACAACAAGCTAATAATTTATACCCAAATGAACACTTAGAGGtcgtattaggattttttttctacattgaaagcacttccttgtggtctacaacagtgtttttcaaccttttctgagccaaactacatttttttttcattgaaaaaataaaatccggaggcacaactCGAGCAGAAAacctaaaaaaaatgaaactctgcAGCCGATATCGACAAGAAAAAGTATTTCCTGCATTTTCCTCTggcatacaccttagagtcatataacttacgTGACGCGAGTTAACCATTAGCATGCTCACGTTAGCTTGCgagcaatccaatccaatccactttatttatatagcacatttaaacaacaataatgtttccaatgtactgcacagccatgttaaaaacaatattatgctccaccaatgactgaataaaacaaaaaataaataaaaataaaaacaaacatgattaaaaactattttaaagggtaaaatcaaaacagtaaaataaaatcaaagtgtataaaaaacacagaggaccacacaactcacgtagtgttaaaagccaaagaataaaagtgggtcttaagacgagacttaaaacactccactgtggaagcagtttgaacatgggagcggcagagtgttccagagcttagggccgaccaaagagaaggccctgtctcccctggtcttaagtctggtcttgggcaccacgagctggaagtggctctcggacctcagagcgcgcgcaggaatgtaaatttggatgaggtccgagatatattgaggtgccagtccatgtaaagatttaaaaacaaacaacaatgttttaaaatcgattctaaaatgaacagggagccagtgcaaactctgaagaattggggttgtatgctggcgtttcctggcccctgttaaaagtcgggcTGCCGCGTTCTGgtctaactgcaaccgggagagagctttttggctaatgccagcataaagtgcattgcagtagtccaggccacttgaaataaaagcatgcacgacttgttcaaaaaggttaaaagataaaaacggtttaacctttactaaaagacgaaagtgataaaaacacgattttaaaacgccattgacttgtttgtctactttaaaatggctgtctatagtgacgccaaggctagtgactttgggacacacatcattttgcaatggtcccaagtccatttttagcatgctaaaagtagcattttaatttttttgagctACTTTTGCTACCGTGTGTcatttgttaactgttagcatgcaaactggcacagtatcatgttagacccgctcgacatccattgctttcggtcccctagagggggggggggttccccacatctgaggtcctctccaaggtttctcatagtcagcattgtcactggcgtcccactggatgtgaattctccctgcccactgggtgtgagttttccttgcccttttgtgggttcttctgaggatgttgtagtcgtaatgatttgtgcagtcctttgagacatttgtgatttggggctatataaataaacattgattgattgatgttagcaagctaacttagACTTCTTAACTTTTTGTCCATTTTtacacctttttattttttttcacatttccgcagccatacaccttttgGTCATAAAacgtatgtgacacaagctaactattatcatgttagcttgctaacatgctatcgtttgcatgctagcagttgacaagtgtcacataccaagatgTGATTTTGGCCTAAACACTAGCTAAAGTAGCTCAAAGGGTTACTTTAACTCAActtatgtgacacaagctaacaattatcatgctcacgttagcttgctagcatggtaacattagcatgctaactttttgagttaCTTTTGCTACCGTTTAGCCCGGAGTGACACTTGGTTATTGctagcatgcaaacgatagcatggAAGCAAGCTAACTTAGGCTTCTTAACTTATCTATTTTTAcaccttttattttttaatgtgactcatataacttggtatatgaaacacgctgactgttatcatgcaatcgttagcacacatgctaagtgttagcatttttatgtaaacatgtgACTGTTTGAGGCGAGCTCTGTGGCTCTTTTTGTACATTTACACCTAAAACGCTCGGATTCAGACCTTTGGTACCATCTTAAAAATACGttggtccagggcacagatagcatgCCCATCAAAATTTTCTGGCCCATTAAGTGTCTAAAAAATTTCTATCGacatttattgttgttattaccCTATCAAAGCTATTGAAATACCCCATGAATccttttgatgtttccctctgtgGAAATGTTCTCAGCAAGTGTTTTGCATGACCGGTCTTGTTAGGATCAAAGGCGTCAGCTCCAGAGTGATGAAGGTGATCCAAATGTTGAGGCTGAGGAAAATCTTCAGCGGGGCCTTTGTGAAAATCAGCGAGACGTCCCTGACCATGTTGCGGGTTGTGGAGCCGTACGTGGCCTGGGGGTGAGTACGGACGCCCGCTTTGGTGCAAAGCTTGCTCGGCATCCCAGTAACACTTGCATACGTACCCCTCAGGTATCCCAACCTCAAGTCCGTCCGTGAGCTCATTCTGAGGAGGGGACAGACCAGGATTGGCAAGAAGGTGGTTGCTTTAACAGATAACACCTTAATTGAGGAACACATGGGTAAGTCTGCTTCACACCTCTGTTTACCTTTTTTAAGGTATGGACTAATCTTGTAATTTAATCAATGTGACAaaatacagtcctggtcaaaagtgtacgtacagttgtgatcaaaattattcgaccctcacacaattttggtgtttcagcaagttggacatttattccgtattttgtatatagtcatatcaaataaagatgcattaaatagacataTGCAActtgaattcaatcaatcaatcaatgtttacttatatagccctaaatcactagtgtctcaaagggctgcacaaaccaccacgacatcctcggtaggcccacataagggcaaggaaaactcacacccagtgggacatcggtgacaatgatgactatgagaaccttggagaggaggaaagcaatggatgtcgagcgggtctaacatgatactgtgaaagttcaatccacaatggatccaacacagtcgcgagagtccagtccaaagcggatccaacacagcagcgagagtcccgttcacagccgagccagcaggaaaccatcccaagcagaggcggatcagcagcgcagagatgtccccagccgatatacaggcaagcagtacatggccaccggatcggaccggaccccctccacaagggagagtgggacatagaagaaaaagaaaagaaacggcagatcaactggtctaaaaagggagtctatttaaaggctagagtatacaaatgagttttaaggtgagacttaaatgcttctactgaggtggcatctcgaactgttaccgggagggcattccagagtactggagcccgaacggaaaacgctctatagcccgcagactttttttgggctttgggaatcactaacaagccggagttctttgaacgcagatttcttgccgggacatatggtacaatacaatcggcaagataggatagagctagaccatgtagtattttatacgtaagtagtaaaaccttaaagtcacatcttaagtgcacaggaagccagtagaggcgtaatgtgatcaaactttcttgttcttgtcacaagtctagcagccgcattttgcaccaactgtaatcttttaatgctagacatggggagacccgaaaataatacgttacagtagtcgaggcgagacgtaacaaacgcatggataatgatctcagcgtctttagtggacagaatggagcgaattttagcgatattacggagatgaaagaaggccgttttagtaacgcttttaatgtgtgcctcaaaggagagagttgggtcgaagataatacccagattctttaccgtgtcgccttgtttaattgtttggttgtcaaatgttagagttgtattattaaatagagttcggtgtctagcaggaccgataatcagcatttccgtttttttggcgttgagttgcaaaaagttagcggacatccattgtttaatttcattaagacacgcctccagctgactacaatccggcgtgttggtcagctttgggggcatgtagagttgggtgtcatcagcataacagtgaaagctaacaccgtatttgcgtatgatgtaacctagtggcagcatgtagatgctgaagagtgcagggccaaggaccgaattacaacattatattttgtaacataccaaacagtgtcatttctcttaatatctcattgacaaaattattcaaccccttgaagatcataactcttaagaacggaatttgaataaggtcgtttcaatcaggtgttgaaaacacctgtagatgtgattagaaccataacgagcaacaattaaactgattgaaaaagactgtgaggctcagcttcttgtagacacccctgctttacaacattttacatcaatcaatctagggatgtaGATATCTGGTCGGGACACTCCTCTTTTGccgtcaccttcattgtccattcctttttggtgactctggacctagacgttgagtttTTGACATACATGGcgaacaataactgatacagtctgctctgccagtccaaatgcattcgctgttttcctcgacggccaggtaatacaaagcacacgctgcctttttatcacatccacgggagatcgcattctcgttgtctctccttcgacaaatggacaacgttTTTGGCTaaatagaatcacagctgacctggacattgtcgtctgagaagtgttgtatcccaaatagctgcaatggcttgtACATGTAGGAGGAAGATcacaggcatgtctggatgactcacctccatatttccagtggttagctccaagTTACGAAACCAGCTATATTATGAAGCTGGTTGTGGCACGttttttctgacgtcacttcctgtttgaggcgtgttctttctggcgtcactccGTCTCCGAACTCGGTTTGTAAACAATCAcggagtccatacaaagctaggaggtggagattcaagaaatacatttaataaaaataataataataataatggattagatttatatcgcgcttttctattgttagatactcaaagcgctctgcgatgaggtggcgacttgtccagggtgtaccccgccttccgcccgattgtagctaagataggcgtcagcgccccccgtgaccccaaaagggaataagcggtagaaaatggatggatagatactcaaattgctcacagagaagtgggaacccatcattcattcacacctcggtggtggtaagctacatctgtagccacagctgccctggggtagactgacagaagcgtggctgccaccaataattcatt
The sequence above is drawn from the Nerophis ophidion isolate RoL-2023_Sa linkage group LG03, RoL_Noph_v1.0, whole genome shotgun sequence genome and encodes:
- the rpl7l1 gene encoding 60S ribosomal protein L7-like 1 produces the protein MRGPVVSRRRFPHDQQSTMAESESKKVIKLVPEYLLKKRKAYQAIKANQAKLALLQKRRVSKGKPIKFKRLEDFLKDSHKKHRDDSRLRRLGHKPPTRLPEKHKLVFAVRIREIKGVSSRVMKVIQMLRLRKIFSGAFVKISETSLTMLRVVEPYVAWGYPNLKSVRELILRRGQTRIGKKVVALTDNTLIEEHMGKHGIICLEDLIHEIYSVGRGFQQANNFLKPFKLSVARHAAKDKAGLLKDLGNPGFRGTDINTIIRQLN